Proteins encoded within one genomic window of Nonomuraea gerenzanensis:
- a CDS encoding response regulator codes for MIRVFLLDDHEVVRRGVAALLDSEDDIEVIGEAGTAESAIARIPALVPDVAVLDVRLPDGNGVDVCREVRSRVPGLACLMLTSFADDDALFDAVMAGASGYVLKQIHGSDLVGAVRTVASGQSLLDPQTTAAMLQRLRDQAARKDPLAALTDQERQILDLIGEGLTNRQIGERMFLAEKTVKNYVSNLLSKLDMQRRTQAAALAARLRAGREA; via the coding sequence ATGATTCGGGTGTTCCTGCTCGACGACCACGAGGTCGTCCGCCGTGGCGTCGCCGCCCTGCTCGACTCCGAGGACGACATCGAGGTGATCGGCGAGGCGGGCACCGCCGAATCCGCCATCGCGCGCATCCCCGCACTCGTGCCGGACGTGGCGGTGCTGGACGTGCGGCTGCCCGACGGCAACGGCGTGGACGTCTGCCGCGAGGTGCGCTCACGGGTGCCGGGCCTGGCGTGCCTGATGCTGACCTCGTTCGCCGACGACGACGCCCTGTTCGACGCCGTGATGGCCGGAGCCTCAGGCTACGTGCTCAAGCAGATCCACGGCTCCGACCTGGTGGGCGCCGTGCGCACGGTCGCCTCCGGCCAGTCGCTGCTCGACCCGCAGACCACCGCCGCCATGCTCCAGCGGCTGCGCGACCAGGCCGCCAGGAAGGACCCCCTCGCCGCGCTCACCGACCAGGAACGGCAGATCCTCGACCTCATCGGTGAGGGGCTGACGAACCGGCAGATCGGCGAGCGCATGTTCCTGGCCGAGAAGACGGTCAAGAACTACGTCTCCAACCTGCTGTCCAAACTCGACATGCAGCGCCGCACCCAGGCCGCCGCCCTGGCCGCCCGATTGCGGGCCGGCCGTGAGGCGTGA